One Mesoplodon densirostris isolate mMesDen1 chromosome X, mMesDen1 primary haplotype, whole genome shotgun sequence genomic region harbors:
- the RTL9 gene encoding retrotransposon Gag-like protein 9, whose product MSIPLHSLRFSNVLTEESVDPQNRETTCSGPMIENRAEVQILHSSVQPMVSSSASDPGGMSTQLMTSPAFDTMAVPLMGAANSGALSPPLMPASDSGTLSPLLMPASDSEALSPLLIPTSDSGVLSPLLMPASDSGTLSPLLSTSEYGLMSPGLMTIPDFGTMSTALMATPDSAEISPLAMPAPSSEAMSTPLMLAPDPGEISPLLMPDVNPGVTSPQPVPAPGSEGMSPLQITDEDTEAMSKVLMTALASGEISSLLMSGTDSEAISSLIMSALTSGATSTQPTSTQDSGEMSTQLMSGPDSGVVSSPLMTAPGSGAMSSLFLSVPDAGEMPTLPKPAPDAEAMSPLVMMALTSGGMPTQLMPAQGSGVMSPRLTQNLDSQTVSSPPMRATDSGGMSTPPVRASDPGARSTPRMRAPASGNVSTLLKTVPDSAALSTPLMTVATSGAKCTEQMSTTASRVMSTQLAMARTSGATSMGFMKVPANGAMSALPSTAPVSETMSMLQMTASASGSVSTPQMRVPVSGAMSVSQRRATASGVTAVPQMRASGALSTPRMTAKASGSMSTLLTRDTASAVMSVPQMRAMASGALSKPLTTSKAAEAMLMQQMTTAASGEISTMLMRDTASGAVSMPQMTDTASAAMSTPLMTATASGTMSMPLMRAPGPGAMPMALMRSTASGKMPSQPMSTQDFGGMSMSLRRSMTSGGMSLLQTQAPASELMSTPKMRAPAFGAVSTPLMRASDPGEMTPALTRPPASGEIATPLRAPAYGAMSTPQKTATASGMMSKPQMRAPVSGEISTSLMRSTASGVMSVPQMTAVASGGVSMPPMRAPASRATSTTQMMPTASGEMCMLSMRAPASGVMSPPLLRAPVSGIIPIPLRRPSASEAVSTELMRAPASGKMSTTQTTAVASGGMSKPFIRATASGTMPMPLMSAMASGEMSMPLMKSMASGATCTLQKRVVGSGSTSLPQMTYATSGGMSASPMRASASGATSASLMRASASGMMSMPFLRATASGGMSMPQMAATASRGVSMPLMRAPVPGAMSTPQMATTASGMMSTLEIKARDSGETSTSHINVTASGSKSTPRVTATTPETMNQPPEEVPSFGMLTPALCYLLEEQEAARGSCSVEEEMEIDEEKQMKGFLNDSEKMAFLVSLHLGAAERWSILQMEVGNPLSNEDKSFLSRSQGLYDSLSEIDILSAVLCHPKQGQKSVRQYATDFLLLARHLSWSDAILRTRFLEGLSEAVATKMGRIFLKVAGSLKELIDRSLYTECQLAGEKDSPGSSSQVLPSACKRNNEDAMENELNSQQQTEEHQHVPKRCYYLKEHGDPQEGLHDHLRQSTGHQKAPTNK is encoded by the exons ATGTCAATACCCTTACATTCACTGCGATTCAGCAATGTGCTGACGGAGGAAAGTGTCGACCCCCAAAACAGGGAGACGACCTGCTCTGGACCAATGATAGAGAACAGAGCAGAGGTCCAAATTCTGCATTCTAGTGTCCAGCCTATGGTCTCAAGTTCAGCGTCAGACCCTGGAGGGATGTCCACACAGCTGATGACATCCCCAGCCTTTGACACCATGGCCGTACCTCTAATGGGAGCAGCAAACTCTGGAGCACTGTCCCCACCACTAATGCCAGCCTCAGACTCTGGGACACTGTCCCCATTGTTAATGCCAGCTTCAGATTCAGAGGCACTGTCCCCATTGTTGATACCAACCTCAGACTCTGGGGTGCTGTCCCCATTGCTAATGCCAGCCTCAGATTCTGGGACACTGTCCCCATTGCTGTCCACTTCAGAGTATGGATTAATGTCCCCAGGGCTGATGACAATTCCTGACTTTGGAACAATGTCCACGGCACTCATGGCAACACCAGATTCTGCAGAAATATCACCACTGGCAATGCCAGCTCCGTCCTCTGAAGCGATGTCCACACCATTGATGCTAGCCCCAGATCCTGGAGAGATCTCCCCACTCCTAATGCCAGATGTGAACCCCGGAGTGACGTCCCCACAGCCAGTGCCAGCTCCAGGCTCTGAAGGAATGTCACCATTGCAAATTACAGACGAAGACACTGAAGCAATGTCTAAAGTGCTAATGACTGCCCTGGCCTCTGGAGAGATCTCTTCACTGCTCATGTCAGGCACAGACTCTGAAGCGATCTCCTCGCTGATAATGTCAGCCCTAACTTCTGGAGCAACGTCCACCCAGCCAACGAGCACCCAAGACTCTGGGGAAATGTCCACCCAGCTAATGTCAGGCCCAGACTCTGGAGTAGTGTCTTCACCACTTATGACAGCTCCAGGCTCCGGAGCAATGTCCTCACTGTTCCTGTCAGTCCCTGATGCTGGAGAAATGCCCACATTGCCAAAGCCAGCCCCAGACGCTGAAGCGATGTCCCCACTGGTAATGATGGCCCTAACCTCTGGAGGGATGCCCAcccagctgatgccagcccaagGCTCTGGAGTGATGTCCCCACGGTTAACACAAAATCTAGACTCTCAAACTGTGTCTAGTCCACCAATGAGAGCAACAGACTCCGGGGGGATGTCCACACCGCCAGTGAGAGCCTCAGACCCTGGAGCAAGGTCGACACCGAGAATGAGAGCCCCAGCCTCTGGAAATGTGTCCACGTTGCTAAAGACTGTCCCAGACTCTGCAGCACTGTCCACCCCACTGATGACGGTTGCAACCTCTGGAGCAAAGTGCACAGAGCAAATGTCAACCACAGCCTCTAGAGTGATGTCCACACAGTTAGCAATGGCTAGAACTTCTGGAGCCACATCCATGGGCTTTATGAAAGTCCCAGCCAATGGGGCGATGTCCGCACTGCCAAGTACAGCCCCAGTCTCTGAAACAATGTCTATGCTACAGATGACAGCCTCAGCCTCTGGGTCAGTGTCCACACCGCAAATGAGGGTACCTGTCTCTGGAGCAATGTCTGTGTCACAAAGGAGAGCCACAGCCTCGGGAGTGACAGCTGTACCACAAATGAGAGCCTCTGGAGCCCTGTCCACTCCACGGATGACAGCCAAAGCCTCTGGATCCATGTCCACACTGTTAACGAGAGACACAGCCTCGGCAGTGATGTCCGTGCCCCAGATGAGAGCTATGGCCTCGGGAGCATTGTCCAAGCCACTAACAACATCCAAAGCCGCAGAAGCAATGCTCATGCAGCAAATGACAACTGCAGCTTCTGGAGAGATCTCCACAATGCTAATGAGAGACACAGCTTCTGGAGCCGTGTCCATGCCGCAGATGACAGACACTGCCTCTGCAGCGATGTCCACACCGCTAATGACAGCCACAGCCTCTGGAACTATGTCCATGCCTCTAATGAGAGCCCCAGGCCCTGGAGCCATGCCCATGGCACTAATGAGATCCACAGCCTCTGGAAAGATGCCCAGTCAGCCAATGAGCACCCAAGACTTTGGGGGGATGTCCATGTCACTCAGGAGATCCATGACCTCTGGAGGGATGTCCCTACTGCAGACACAAGCCCCAGCCTCTGAATTGATGTCTACACCAAAAATGAGAGCCCCGGCCTTTGGGGCGGTGTCCACGCCACTGATGAGAGCCTCAGACCCTGGAGAGATGACCCCAGCACTAACGAGACCCCCAGCTTCTGGAGAGATAGCCACGCCTCTGAGAGCCCCAGCTTATGGAGCAATGTCTACTCCACAAAAGACAGCCACAGCCTCTGGAATGATGTCCAAGCCACAGATGAGGGCTCCAGTCTCTGGAGAGATATCTACATCGCTAATGAGATCCACAGCCTCTGGAGTGATGTCCGTGCCTCAAATGACAGCCGTGGCCTCTGGAGGGGTGTCCATGCCACCGATGAGAGCCCCGGCCTCCAGGGCAACATCCACAACACAAATGATGCCCACGGCTTCTGGAGAGATGTGCATGCTATCAATGCGAGCCCCTGCCTCGGGAGTGATGTCCCCGCCATTATTAAGGGCTCCAGTGTCTGGAATTATACCCATACCCCTAAGGAGACCCTCAGCCTCTGAAGCTGTGTCCACAGAGTTAATGAGAGCTCCAGCCTCTGGAAAGATGTCCACCACACAAACAACAGCTGTGGCCTCTGGAGGGATGTCCAAGCCATTCATTAGAGCCACGGCCTCTGGAACAATGCCCATGCCATTGATGTCAGCCATGGCTTCTGGAGAGATGTCTATGCCACTGATgaagagcatggcctctggggCAACATGCACACTGCAAAAAAGGGTTGTGGGTTCTGGATCTACTTCCTTGCCACAAATGACATACGCAACCTCCGGAGGGATGTCTGCATCACCGATGAGAGCCTCAGCTTCTGGAGCAACGTCCGCATCGCTTATGAGAGCCTCGGCTTCTGGAATGATGTCCATGCCATTTCTGAGAGCCACAGCCTCTGGGGGGATGTCCATGCCACAAATGGCGGCCACGGCCTCTAGAGGGGTATCCATGCCGCTAATGAGGGCTCCAGTCCCGGGAGCCATGTCCACACCACAAATGGCAACCACAGCCTCTGGAATGATGTCCACTCTGGAAATCAAAGCCAGAGACTCTGGGGAAACATCTACCTCTCACATCAACGTCACAGCCTCTGGATCAAAGTCCACACCACGCGTGACTGCCACGACCCCTGAAACAATGAACCAACCACCAGAGGAAGTCCCATCTTTTGGCATGCTGACCCCAGCACTCTGTTACCTCTTAGAAGAACAGGAAGCAGCCCGGGGTTCATGCTCTGTGGAGGAGGAGATGGAGATTGATGAGGAGAAGCAAATGAAGGGATTTTTGAACGATTCAGAGAAAATGGCCTTTCTGGTGTCTCTTCATCTGGGGGCAGCAGAGAGGTGGTCCATCTTGCAGATGGAGGTAGGAAACCCCCTCTCCAATGAAGATAAATCTTTCCTGAGCAGATCCCAGGGCTTATATGACTCCCTATCTGAAATAGACATCCTCAGTGCCGTTCTTTGCCATCCCAAGCAGGGCCAGAAGTCAGTCAGGCAGTATGCCACTGACTTCCTCCTGCTGGCCCGACATTTGTCTTGGTCTGATGCCATTCTGCGGACCAGGTTTCTGGAAGGACTCTCGGAAGCTGTTGCCACTAAAATGGGCCGGATCTTCCTGAAGGTGGCCGGCAGCCTAAAGGAGCTAATAGACAGGTCTCTCTATACCGAGTGCCAGCTGGCTGGAGAGAAGGATTCCCCGGGCAGCTCAAGCCAGGTTCTGCCGTCAGCCTGTAAGCGGAATAACGAGGATGCAATGGAGAATGAACTGAACTCTCAGCAGCAGACCGAGGAG CATCAGCATGTTCCCAAACGCTGTTACTACCTGAAAGAGCATGGAGACCCTCAAGAGGGTCTGCACGACCACCTTCGACAGAGCACAGGCCATCAGAAGGCCCCCACTAACAAGTAA